ttaaattttttttcaagtttatttaatatatatttaaattattttgtcataacccaattttgaccttttttatttttattatttaaaaaaaataaaaaaaaataaaaaaataaaaacaacatgattggatttaaagatttaattaaactcttgactaggttaattaattaaatcaagggtttaattctttatttattaaataaaataaccttTGCAATTCCTACAAGTACACACCCTTATTAAGTAGAGcatggataataaaaaaaataggtaagtagcaaaaaagaaaagaataataaaaaaattatgggaaATAAGTTCCAGTGAGTTaagtaataatatattaaatttaataacattgaaCTTACTattgtttataataattattagataGATGACATTGTGTTATATCAATagtatagttatatttttttaatgtataaaaaagaaatttaaaggaTGATTGTATTAAAATCGACTGATTAAATATTCAAgttcaattttaaaacaaatataatcttaaaaaataaaatcataaaagaaataatgtttttattttaaaaaacctcttaaaaaatatatcaaaatagtatactatattttatgtgattgaaatctaaaaatctgataacatcatgtttaaaatatatttgaaaatcttAAGCATAACAAAGacttaaattgattttcatgaataatttattattgatattaatatttttctatcatatacataaataaaatcattaaattcaagtataaatttataataagatttaaacataaaaaatagaaaagagctAGGCCCTCACCTGaccttgttgtatttttttaaaagagaaaacaaatgaCATATTGTCTGTTAAAATATAACATTGACAACCATATCTGAACACACGATGTCGTGGATTTCTAGTGTGCTACCAGCCATGCTAagctatttaattattatgatccaacttaaaaaatatcctaagatattttattattcatataaataataaaacattataatGATTTCCAATTCTTTTAGAGTGTTCAGATAATTCTAGAAAGGGGTGTGAATGAATATTgtgggttatatatatattatgaacgCATCATATTAGGtatgattatttttagtttggttcgatttttataaaaaaaataattaaattaattgttttgaaaaataaaaaccaaaaccggttcaaatcaacctgttttggtttgattttttaaaacaaaaactagttcaaaccggtttgactCGATTTTAGTTCGGTTTTTGGATGATCctattacttttgttttttcctttttcttttgttttttttgctgaCAGACcccaataattttataaacttaaaatattctttcaatatttttagttttctccCACTAACTACACAGATATACAAATTTTTATGTACTTGTAGATTTTACAACATTTTAGGTTTTATTAAGTTGATGAaatactgaataaaaaaaatcaatttcaatactcTTACGtttttttctaccaataaattattattgaaaaatgtatatttttaagaaattatttagtGTTTCTAAAGCGTGTTTAATATATCATGGaagcaattatttttataatttttttattaaaaaatataaatctaaataattatttttattattatttcaaaaccTTGTTCTACCAACCTGGAAATCTCCCCTTTCCATTAGACACGTAGGAGATCTGGTTTGCACTCAAAATCTGTCAAATTTGATTGAAGTGGTCCCGTGGTGCCTGTACTTGATTGCTCAATAATGTTAGTGGTCGAGCCCAGGTTTGACGGTCCAGATCTAAGTCACGGGTCTCTGGAAATCCACATGATTTATGAAATATCTTTCGATTTCTtatctttaattgttttgtcATTATAATCCCTAAACATGTGTTATGAAATCCACGtaatattgttttatcattttagattttgtttgtttttatattttaaaaatatttaaaaaaaaattaatttttttaaatatcttttagtgtttttagatcattttaataccctcatattaaaaataattttttaaaaaataataataaaaaatattattttgaaacatttttaaataaaaaatattttaaaaaataaatacaaatttacTCTAAGTATACTCAATCAGACATTTACTTCATTGACAAAGAATTTCAAGATCAGAGCTGTCAATCCTCCATTTTGTCTAGGAAATCATTTTTCATTGCTACGAGAAATTTTAAATCTTGGCTTTctgtttggacttcaaaatctTAGATGTGTATACTGAAAcaatagtaataaaataaattaggctGTATGGAGAAATCactataacatttttttctcctgttcactctctcacaaatcataataaattaaaataatggttttttttttctctaaattttaaattttttttttgaatttgttttgcataattaaatttttttaaacccaAACTAGCACtctattgtatatatttttaaggaagGGTTGGATTAAAAATcagaggatcaaattaaaaataacatataaaattggTGGTGGCttcaaatttcatttgaaaagtttattttgattcccatctttttttatttataggtgATTGATCCCTTCAGTTTCCATAAATTCTATTTTAGTACCaaaatttatttcctttattttcagTTCTTTTTTGTGAGACAAGAGAGAGAACCACCAAATTCCAacctaaagaaaaaagattgccTATAACAAAGATTCCAACcactaaaataattgaaataaatttaaataggtTCTATTTCATTAGGGTAGTTTCACCTAGGTGTTTGTTATCCTTCTCCTTGCTTGAGGAGGCAAATTTGACTGTAAGAATGTTTTTGGGTTTGGATTAATTTCAGATTTTCAAGGCTATAGATTGATTCATCAAGGTGTTTAtgttgttttctagttttttaggtaaaaaatggGTTTTTAAGCCAAGAAAATTGACACCCTATTTTTTTGGCAACCTCTAATTACTAGAATCTATAAAAAGCAGACGACGTGTCatcatctttctctctctctgttttttaaaGGACAAATaactttagaaattaaaaaaataaaaataggctTAGACGCACGGGTTGGattggttgttgttgtttttttttttttttaatgcatatgtGCATTAGGCCACTAGGCCCACGTGTCCgagcttcttttattttttttgttatttatgtttgggttaaaaaaattaaaaaaaattattgaacctGATTGAGTTTATAAGCTGGGTCACATATTTAATGGGTTAATCCGTATTATCcaggatatatatatacatacatacatacgaGGTTGGCTATAGTTTTAAGCTGCTAAATAACTTATTTATAAACATTCATCCAATTAAATGAATATTACTACAGAAATTGATGCTATCCAAATTCCGAAGCAACATTTGCCGACATTTCTTCGAcagaaaattgatttattttcctCGCGTAGTTTCTTTCTATCCTCATCTTGATTTTATGAAGACTTCTTCCTCTTGTTCtcttgacaactttcatttccAACAAAGTCATTTCTTCGTTTTAGTGCATTATGTGATGGACAAGATAAGCATCCTCCATATCTCAAACAAATCTTTCCTGCTGTATCCTCCTGCCCCACATCATGTCCATTGAATAACACTCTTCCTCTGTCTGGTTAATGCTACACCATTATGTTTTTCCCACAATTTTAAAGATATTAGGTGCACATGCATGGTGGGTCAACATGAAAAGTTGCGCTCTTGGCGACAAGTATGAGCAACCTTGCTGTCACTTCTTCCTTATAAAAGCCTTGCTGCGGGAGTCTTGGAGGTATCTCTCCAGCTCTATCTCATTCTCTCCACTACCTttgcttcttctacttctcTACTTCCCGTTTCAAGAAATCACCATCGTCTCGAAAAGAAAATGGCTTCTTCTTCTGTGTCTGAGAATTGGGTGTTGATCAATGGTGGCGTTGATAGTTCTGGAGGAAGCGAAGTCTCGGAAATGAACAGCAGCGCTGGCTTTCTGATGTCCTTGTTGGAAGAAACACAGAGTGAAGATTATGATAGTGAAAGACTATCGAGTCTGATTCAATCTCTTGAAGCAGAGATTGGCCCCAAAAGAATGGATGGCGGTGATGCATCAATGGAGCCTATGATGGATCCCAACATCTGTCAAACATGCGATGCTGGACAAGTGGAAGGCCATGATTGCTGGGGAGCTGACTTGATAAGTTGGAATATTGATATGGAGATGGACTCTCCAACATCATCAAGTGATCACGATGATCTTGACATTTCATTTTGGTATCCTATTGGAGATCAGATGGATGCCATGACCGAGTTTGGAGGTCTGAGAAATTGCTCCCAAATTTATTCTGGAGTGGATTTTGATAATGGCAACATTGATTTGTGGCAAGAGCCATGTGAGGAACCAATGTATAGCTGAAGTGTCGAAATTATAAGCAAGCAAAAAtgcaatttataattaatttgaattgcaaAATGTACAAGTATTCTCACAAATAAAGTTTATAGTATTGTAAATAACTCCCTTTTTGTCATAATATGATCGATATTTCATTACTAAGTTATTTATATTgtccttaataaataaatttatgtaaGAAGAAAAGGTATTACTTTGACCTTACAATCCTTCCGAATCAAAATCTTGATTTGagaaagtatattaaaaataagataaaatcatttatattatctcatttaattaataaaatttttatattattagaaaataatataaattatatcttgagatcttatctaataacttaagattttagattgaattgattttttaacatgaaaccATCTCACCAAAAAACTTAAGTTTCTATGTTAAAATGATTCTTTAACACAGGTATCAAAGTCTTGATGACTACGCGGTCATGAGTTAGAATTTTatcattcctatttatttgataaaaattaagcacaaagtaatgcgagtctgtgcaagttttaaaCTCAAATGACTTTGATTTTAGATAATGtgttaagaaataatataaatcatatcttgaaactttacctaatagtttaaacttttagattgaattgattatttgatatatatataacaattaaattcataaaCTTAAACTGccattaaaacattaaaaataatcttaaattatTCTTGGACACTAAATCTTATATACTTTAGATAGCTAGATCATCCAACTTCCAGTAGCAAGATCTAAATCCATAAATATACATATCATCCATCTCTTTTAGAATAACAACTTAAGTGTGTGTATATTAGCTATTATCGATCAAGGTTCAAAGGTGATCATGGAAGTTGTAAGAAATGTCTTGAatatcaaatttctttttttattgcgaAAATAAACTCTTCACTGGCTGGAAAATATCActtgatcatatatatatatatatatatatatatatatatatatatatatatatatataaaagcaatcGAGATACCCTAGTGTTTTGAAAACTGATTAATCTTTTGACCAAAATAAAGATGCGAAGATTGGCAATACAATATAATCTCATTGCTCATAGTGTAACTCTCCCATAAGCTAAGAAGGGGACATTCTTGACGTAAAGAATTAAGGACCTTCAACAACCgtgaatcttaattaaaaattgcaATAATCACCCTAAACCATAGTTTATGTCGAAGAACATTGGGATTACAGCGACCAGTCTCTTATTCTGCAACGTGCGCTGTCTCGTAATCAcaacaatttcaattattttaggGGAAAGGAGACGGTGGCGCCATTGATGCTTTGCTTTGAGATTGACAAATCAAGATAATGGGGGCCTAATCGCCAATATAATACTGCAAGATTTACATCACAATTCTCAAAGATGGCGAGTCAAAGGGGGCTGGGATTGATTCATTTGCTGGACACCAACACATGGGAGTGTCGAGTGCTTCATTCACCATTCATCAAGGCACAAGGAGATTCTCAATTATGAGAGATCTAAAGCCCACTCcactcaacattttgtggtggCACCATGTGTGTCAAAGTGTCGGCTGGATGGCCAGAAAAAAATGGGTGATAAACTTCTATTATTTAGATTAGATGGAgaggcattttattttttttatataattatgggTGTTCGAGTCAGTTTAAATATATCTTGATTAatcttttaagattttaaaatttaatgatcaagtaaattttcaatgattttaagatttataactcttaaattaataatattttaaaaataaatttagaatatgattaattaatctaattaaaactaaaaattttccttctcaaacaCCCCCCACTTCAACGCGTGACAGATGTTGTCCTTGTAGCATATATTCAAGCCCCACTCACAagatattatgataataattaataacactATTATTGTTGATTCTTGgccaccaaaataaaataagtaatgcTTATGCTGGAAGCTCAATTAGCCTTAAAAGGTGCGCACTTGAGCATGAGGGGAGAAAATTAACGGTATCAGAATATAAATTGGAGTTTAATAGCCCACTATAATGTAcaccacaaaaataataataaaaatgttattcattattattctaTCTAGCTCTAGCTAGtatcttaaaaaagaaactctAGGAAAAACTAGAAACATCAATTCGGACGTACATGACTTACATATAATCCACCCAAAGATTAATGCTTATACcgttaaaaatcaaaacattaattttcattttataatatttattgggtttttgttttctccagAACCACCAGCTTTTACTGTATAAAACCTCCAGGGTACAATTACAATATTCAGCAGTAGCCATAGCTAGTCTGCAATATGGAAAATGGAGTTCACTACCTAACATTGCTGCAGATGTCATAAGATTTATAGCTCTCATCATGTAGCCACGGTGGGAGTGAAGTACGAACCATACGCATTATctcatttttatattgatccaCGATGTCCAGGAAGAAGAAGCTTTATGTATCCAATTCCGAAATTCCAGttctctgaaaaaaaaaaaaaaaaaaaggtttctgCACTGCATGTGTTCTTATTTCTGCTTTTGTGATCAGACACATTGAACACAGTCGATGCAAGAACTAAgctgaatataaaaatataacattctGAAAGGGACAAGAAATTAAGGGGAGAGCTCATGATGCAAGAAAACATAATGTTGTTAATTAAAGCAACATTACAGCAACGGATGCATGGAACCggccaatttgtttttttggttttctttatctttttactTGGCATGCTTGGACGCCAAGTGGCGACGTTTTTGAAACGATATTTTCcaaacatttattattttatttgttattttaatttatttccaagcaaaaaatattcttaaaaatagcTGTTATCTCATTCTCAAGCACCctctgttagagaataatataaatcatattttgaaaccttacctaatagtttaagctttcggattgaattgattttttgacccgtatcagagccttgatgaccaagcggtcatgagttcgaatctcatcatttttatttatttgataaaaattaagcacatgTAATATGAGTCTAtgtaagtttcaagtccaaagggctttcacttgaaatagtatattagagaataatataaatcatatcttgaaacatcacttaataacttaaatttttaggttaaattgattatttgaaatCCTCATACTAAGTTTTACTATGCAGAGAGTAGATGCACATGAGCACTTGATTAGTGGACCGACTAAGAGGCTTCCCATTAGGGATGCCCTCTTTGCATTCCCTATTTAAAGACACTCTTTAAATTGAGTGAGTCATTGTGATTAATTCATCCATTAATCCTCTGTTTCCCTAGTTTCTGCCTTGTGCTCAGCCTTCCTTATTATTCCCTAGTTTCTTCTACTACACAATAATGGCGTCTTTGCTACCTGAAAACATAAGCATCAACACTGGTGATGATGACTTCAAAGGAATTGAAAGGTTTGATGATGATGCCCTTCTCATGTCTTTGCTAGAAGAGTCGCAAGGAGATCATGAGAGCAATGAAGAGAGATTAAGGAGTGTGATCCAATCTCTTGAAGCAGAGATCAACCCAAGTTTATCGTCGGACGGCCAAGAAACAGCCATGGATCCACCTGAGATGCCTCGTGACGGAGATGATACTTATAATGAATTGTTCAAGACGGCAGAAATGGAGTCACCACTTGGTCTTGACTTCGAACTGGTTGATATGGAGGTGGTGCCTTCTTCGCCAAGCGATCATGACATGAATTATTGGTACATGGAACCTTCAGAGAGTGATATCGTTGAGTTTGGTGTTAGGAactattttcaatttggtcatgAAGCCGCTTTGGAGGAGCATGGCTATAGCTCGTTGTGGCAAGAATCATATGACATAATGATGTTCAATTAAGTTGTGATTTctctatcttcttttttatctttcaaatcttTCCGTGCCATCTCTAAAAGTTGTAGAGATGATGCTTAGGTGATCGAACGGTCCATATTTTTCATAGAAAATGATACCTAGATGatccaaacatgttttaaagaaataaaagaaattgatgaTCGGAGTTATAACACCAACTCagattaataagttaattttattttagacaatgatattaatcaaaaaaatcttttttttttttaatatcatgataccttaaaaaaaaaaaaacaaagacaacatgaaattggattaaaaaattagacCGGTCAACAAACATGGAAGAaaatgataggaaaaaaaattaactacacaaaaatatctaaaataaaaaatgataactgAATGATAAAGTGAATATatcacaaattaaaaagaatatggagcaaattgaaaagcataatatatcataaattgaaattgaaggactaaaataaaaggaaataaaactattattaaagagtcaaggataaaaataagaaattaaaaaaataaaattgtccaAAGCacaaataccaaaaataaagaaaatcaatttgtattttttgtgggaggagagagaaaataaaaaaaagatccaCCAGTAATAAACTACCAAACCATTTATGACATGTGCTGCACCGGATAAAAAGGATGTGACGACATATCTAACTATATGGCGGTTGGGTAGCTTTAACCATCAAGAGGTGCTATATACGCCGCCCAAAGTGTGCTGGCATCTCTCACGCGCTGGCTCATGTTAAACATGCACtcacaattttttattaaaggtggtgatttgttttttgaaagagtttgttctataagaaggaaaaatcttctttaaaaaccgttgttgcatttcatcctaaGCATGAATGAATCataacctaagattttgtaaccatgttttagctttatcttttaaagaaaaagaaaaaagctttaatctgatggtacTCATGCtgcaatttaagtcattataagtgttacaaacCTCTTCAATATCTCTTAAATGCAAGTGttaattttctagatctaagccatgaaaagtaggtaaaagttgaataatacctTATTCAAAATTGAAGTAAGATGCATAAGCAGGGAAAATTATACATAATGGCGCACTTGTACTTATCGAATTCacatggtctctaagtgttttaACATGGTTACGCTTATTATGAAGTGTCTAGTTATccttttcaaccattttttttaaagacgATGAAGATTTTctagaaagtctaccacttaatatGTATGATCAAACTCTAATGTAAGtgcagaaagaaaagagaaaaattagaaacaaaaattaaattaaataaaatttataatttatacagtgATTTACCTACTTGACAATAACgttaaaaaacttgatatgatcaaataattgatattttctatCAAGTACAGGAGTGTCagagtaataaataatccaatAAGACCGGGATCGATCCACAAAGATGTTAACTATACAAAAccacaaataataaaagaaaccgagttgaagagaactttgaaatatgatattaatgtaaagattaaaaaaaatataaaataattattaaggttagaggattcactaatggtaaCTCATACACAAAGGCCATTGGTGCATTTCTTtgagggtgtttgagagtgtagcgatttttttttaatgtgttttttgctCGGACATGCaattacattatatatatatttttatcttttaaaatttatttttaacatcagtacattaaaataatttgaaaacacaaaaaaatatattaatttgaagaaaaaaattaattttttttaaatgagcgtttgaaatgcaaaaacaaatagaccATTCAAGATGAGGGTTGTTGGTATTTTCTTGgtaagaggaaaaagaaaggaagagggAATTATGGATTATAACTTATTTACATTTGTTAACGGAATTTTTTTGACAACAATTTTACTGGTAAATAATGACATGTCGGCTTTCCGAAGGAAGTGATGATGgatttttctattcattttttattttttagtttgtcAAAAATTACCTATAGAATGCATATCATCAAAAATTTCTGCTTGAAGTTTTCTGTCGCTATTTTTTGCATTATTGCtagtagttttgttttttatttgtgaatttaCTAGTAGTAAATAACggtttattattgaataaatttatataaaattagtaaaataatattaaatatataattgaattaacatgtggaaaaaaaactagttataaTCACAATTATTAAACCCGAACCGACCCGACAAGTCGACTTAGGACCCGGTCAACCTAGTGGCTAGACTGGTCTTAATTTCTTAAAAGACCAGCCGGTACAATAACTCGGTAAAATCTGGTCAACCCGGTGGGTCAACTTATGACTGGGGCGAACCCAAACAagaccctttatttttttttatcaaatgtggTTTTTCTCCTAAATccctcttttttcattttttttatgtggttattaacactttttaatgttcactatataaatattaaaaaaatattatattttttcattatggaatttgaaatcttttcatatatatactccatgttcataaaaaaaaaagttatgttttttcaatataggataaaaaactttttgatttaaatactgcaacttaaaagaataacataatattttttcaatgtataatttgaaaccctttaatatatattctttatgttcacaagaagttattttttcaatgtgggatttgaaatcctttagtatatatactctatgttcacaagatagaagttatattttttcaatgtgggataaaaaactttctaaaatattattttaaactttattatttacaacatgtatagcctatattcacatggatttttttttaatttttttatatgaaatactaaaattttaaatatatttttttaaaattttccagGTTGAATCGTGAAACCCAGAACTTGGCTCCTTGTTCAAGTCATTTACCGGGTTGAGTTTGATAACTATAGGAACAATAAAAGGAGTTTATCCATAATTACTTGTCTCATATGGAATTAATTTGTAAACTGACTTTAAGGATCAAATCATAACAAGGAAATCGTAATTAGGCAATTTATGGAAACGAAGACCTGGAATAAAAAGGACATTAAATCTTTCATGAATGCTTATTTCAAGTGAGTTTATTGCATCTAAAATCCtctaaaataaaggataaaacgAATTAGTTATTGAACAGAAATGCTAATAACATTAATCACGTCAAGTTAACAAAATTGGATGTCCAATAATTACTATTGAAGAAAGAGCATTTGATTCACAACAACCAATTATCGGTCAACGTTTTTCCCAAAAGCTTGCCAATTCCACGTGGCTAATTGATATTTCTAGTTGGGGTATAATGAAGCATTTGTATTGGATGTAAACGCAACTAAATTAACCATTTGATATGTAATCTTTGGGATTCGTGTCCATATTACATGAATggagttatttataatttgaggTCAGATCTATTACTAGACATGCACCTAATCTACacacaatataatatataaaaactcttGTCCactgtcatatatatatatatatatatatatataacagtgGACAATAAACCATTTTAGATGTGGAGAAACTCTTCTTCGGAACAAAGAGAAACTAGGAGGAGAcgaaaagtttgaattttaataataattttaagaaccTGGCTGTTGCGTACTGTTAAGTTTCCTACGAAATATTTATTCACATTCACGCATAGGTATATTGTTTACCTTCATTTTTAATTGCCAACACTAagatctttttcaaaaaatccaacatGTTAATGAAAAAGATGAATTCTCATCTTGCTGCTcgtaattaaataataatcttGTGtgctattctttttattattattagtattattaacGTGAATATTTGGATCatcttgaatatatttttattaatattataaattctaaaattaataattatataagtttttagtatGATACGAGGACTCAAATGCTATTCTTTTTTTCCTAGCCATTCATGGTGGTGGATAATCCAAGATGAAAACtaaaaatagaaaggaaaatACCGGTTTCGTTGGGGAGAAACAAGGCGTGTGCAGAGAAAGGGTTAGGGTTTTCTTGGATGGAGAAATATGTCCTagagatttataaaattgaggGACATTAACGTTTGTCATATTAAAAATGGCGGGGAAGAAGTAATTATTGGAGATTTTAAGTCGTCATTTCGCACTTTATGATGATGCTTCATACAGTAATTAACATCGTGAAATGCCAACAACAGCTTAGCTTCATATTCCTCTCTTGATCTCTTTAATTATACCataatattgtaattttattcaaatgaaAACTCGGAGTCATGGCTGACAGCCGTTATTAATACCTAGACAGATATGCTTATTAGTTACTAATTAAAGCTAGCTGTCTTTACGCTTTAATGAGCAAGCCTTTTGCGATGTTCCCATTTCCACCACGGGGAAGAAATCCACCAGGCTGGTGCTCATTACCGGTCCCGTATATTATCCTGAATATTTCGTAGGCGTTCCTTGCATACGAAAGAGAATCACTATTTGCTGATAAGATGTTACTGGTCGTTCGATTCTCAGCACCAAGCTCCGGTGGCACAATTAGTCCTTCATCTTTGTTTCCACACCCGGCTAGCCGGTTCTTGAGATTCGACAGCTTGATAGTGAACTCTGCCACGGTCAAGTTGTATGGCAACACCGTCTCGTTGGCTCTGTCGTACAGCAAAGTTCTTATAACCGCGTCTTGTCCAGCTTCCACGCCCAAGAGAGACGCCACCAACTGAGTAATTAATTGACCAGGAATTAGTAAAAACAGGTGGAAAGAACCAAAAACGAACACGATAGGTTAGGATTATATAGCAAGACAATTTAAAAGACAGAGAGGTGCTCACACTTCGAGCATTATAGGTGACAAGTGATGGAATAGTGCCAACATAACCTACGAGCCCCACGTATGGAATCAGGTAGCTCGCTAAGAGATAATTGATCGTGTTAGCATAAGGGTCAAACGGAGGCACCAAGGGGAAGCCGACTGCTTGATCAAACATTGTGGCAAAACTCTGGGAGCTGAGATTTAG
This genomic interval from Populus alba chromosome 1, ASM523922v2, whole genome shotgun sequence contains the following:
- the LOC118063545 gene encoding ferritin-like catalase Nec2 translates to MAVPSLLATAAFLLVLKANMIMGAPYCGPVILASDFDLVQVALNLEFLEAEFYLIGANGEGLDTIAPNLAQGGPPPIGARKANLDDTARRIIQEFGFEEVGHIRAISSRIGGFPRPQLNLSSQSFATMFDQAVGFPLVPPFDPYANTINYLLASYLIPYVGLVGYVGTIPSLVTYNARSLVASLLGVEAGQDAVIRTLLYDRANETVLPYNLTVAEFTIKLSNLKNRLAGCGNKDEGLIVPPELGAENRTTSNILSANSDSLSYARNAYEIFRIIYGTGNEHQPGGFLPRGGNGNIAKGLLIKA